One Brachyspira suanatina DNA segment encodes these proteins:
- a CDS encoding DUF4037 domain-containing protein, translating into MNADDINYIIDDYIKIMTKNNNIDSIVLSGSKTSLINDDMSDYDIYVYCACLAKSREDMESRKEFALKYASYSEIGNDYFEHGDEMILKESGICLDFMYRDLSWIEGEMEYVWRGCNSKIGYTTAFLYNIKHSNILYDKEGKFKKFQYELNLEYPEKLKNNIIEKNFNVMYGKKTASFYEQLEKAVKRDDIVSINHRISAILASYFDILFALNKELHVGEKKLVQYVLKLCSKIPDNFEKDIKNVIFYDKNNKNILEKVKILIENIQKIL; encoded by the coding sequence ATGAATGCAGATGATATTAACTATATTATAGATGATTATATAAAAATAATGACTAAGAATAATAATATTGATTCTATAGTTTTATCGGGTTCAAAAACTAGTTTGATTAATGATGATATGTCTGATTATGATATTTATGTTTATTGTGCATGTTTAGCAAAAAGCAGAGAAGATATGGAATCAAGAAAAGAATTTGCTTTGAAGTATGCATCTTACTCTGAAATAGGCAATGATTATTTTGAGCATGGCGATGAGATGATACTTAAAGAAAGCGGTATATGTTTGGATTTTATGTATAGGGATTTATCTTGGATTGAAGGAGAGATGGAATATGTATGGAGAGGATGCAATTCAAAGATAGGCTATACTACTGCTTTTTTATACAATATTAAACATTCTAATATACTTTATGATAAGGAAGGAAAGTTTAAGAAATTTCAATATGAATTAAATTTGGAATATCCTGAAAAATTAAAAAATAATATAATAGAAAAGAATTTCAATGTTATGTATGGTAAAAAAACAGCATCATTCTATGAGCAATTAGAGAAAGCAGTAAAAAGAGATGATATTGTCAGTATTAATCATAGAATTAGTGCCATATTAGCATCTTATTTTGATATTTTATTTGCCTTGAATAAAGAACTTCATGTTGGAGAAAAGAAACTTGTGCAGTATGTATTAAAATTATGTAGTAAAATACCTGATAATTTTGAAAAAGATATAAAAAATGTTATATTTTATGATAAAAATAATAAGAATATTTTAGAAAAAGTTAAAATTCTTATTGAAAATATTCAGAAAATTTTGTAA